One stretch of Prochlorococcus marinus XMU1402 DNA includes these proteins:
- a CDS encoding DegT/DnrJ/EryC1/StrS family aminotransferase, with protein MKLNRWPKYTKAEIEAALNVLSSGKVNYWTGSECKAFEKEFAKYIGSKFGVALANGTMALEAGYRAIGIKEGDEIITTPRTFIATSMAAINLGAKIIFADVDINTGCISPSAIEPLITKNTKAIAVVHIGGWPADMENICKIAKNNRLYLVEDCSQAHGAKIKFRDVYRSVGSFGHLSCWSFCQDKIISTAGEGGMITTNDQEIYEKIWSYKDHGKSYKAVFNQQYSTGYKFLHEDLGSNYRMTELQASIGRIQLKKLDETQKIRERNALIISSILNTLDLVRIPMPPKSVKHAWYKFYAYIKEDKLSKDWSRDRIINTLTEAGFPVFAGSCGEIYMEKCFKKLNMQPSKRLNNARNLGETSLSFLVDPLISIEEMHEYAENIKNVLKSASN; from the coding sequence ATGAAGTTAAATAGATGGCCTAAATACACAAAAGCTGAAATAGAAGCAGCATTGAATGTTTTATCCTCAGGAAAAGTTAATTATTGGACCGGTAGCGAATGTAAAGCTTTTGAAAAAGAATTTGCAAAATATATTGGCTCAAAATTTGGGGTAGCTTTAGCTAATGGGACAATGGCTTTAGAAGCTGGTTATAGGGCAATTGGTATTAAAGAGGGAGATGAAATTATTACAACGCCTCGAACTTTTATAGCCACTTCAATGGCAGCAATTAATTTAGGAGCGAAAATAATTTTTGCTGATGTCGATATAAATACAGGATGTATAAGTCCATCAGCGATAGAACCACTTATTACAAAAAATACAAAAGCTATTGCAGTTGTCCATATAGGAGGCTGGCCTGCAGATATGGAGAATATTTGCAAAATTGCAAAAAATAATAGGCTATATCTTGTTGAAGATTGTTCACAAGCGCATGGCGCTAAAATTAAATTTCGAGATGTTTATAGATCAGTTGGAAGTTTTGGGCATCTAAGTTGCTGGAGCTTTTGTCAAGATAAGATAATTTCTACCGCAGGGGAAGGTGGAATGATTACAACAAATGATCAGGAAATTTACGAAAAAATTTGGTCATATAAAGATCATGGCAAGTCATATAAGGCTGTATTTAATCAACAATATTCTACTGGATATAAATTTCTACATGAAGATCTTGGTTCAAATTATAGGATGACAGAGTTACAAGCAAGTATTGGTCGAATACAGTTAAAAAAACTAGATGAAACACAAAAAATTAGAGAGAGAAATGCTTTAATAATTTCTTCAATTTTAAATACATTGGATCTTGTAAGGATACCAATGCCACCTAAATCAGTTAAACATGCTTGGTATAAGTTTTACGCCTATATAAAAGAAGATAAATTGTCTAAAGATTGGAGCAGAGATAGAATAATAAATACATTGACTGAGGCAGGATTTCCAGTATTCGCTGGTAGCTGTGGAGAAATATATATGGAGAAATGCTTCAAGAAACTTAATATGCAACCCTCCAAAAGATTAAATAATGCTAGAAATCTTGGGGAGACAAGTTTATCTTTTCTTGTTGATCCGCTTATAAGTATTGAAGAAATGCATGAATATGCTGAAAATATCAAAAATGTACTAAAAAGTGCTTCAAATTAA